A window of Chloracidobacterium sp. N contains these coding sequences:
- a CDS encoding ABC transporter permease, whose translation MTDILTGLMLTTLTLATPLLLAALGEAVSERAGVVNIGIEGVMLVAAFTGVAVCATTADTRFGPWLGLGASVLGGLAMTAAFALLSVNLGCDALLVGTALNIFALGATAVARRELVGDSNAAFVVPTLPLWSVPILALVLIVATWYWLFRTSHGLGLRAAGEHPAAAASVGLSVARLRWSALLFSGLTCGLAGGYLALGLSNTFVEGMTAGRGFIALAMVIVGRRHPVGVSLAALAFGASSAFQFRLQALGLDTIPYQFFLALPYLLTLVAAMWLSPRPASHPAVK comes from the coding sequence ATGACTGACATCCTCACCGGCCTGATGCTGACAACGCTGACCCTGGCGACACCGCTGCTGCTGGCGGCGCTTGGCGAGGCCGTCTCCGAACGGGCGGGTGTCGTCAACATCGGCATCGAAGGCGTCATGCTGGTGGCAGCGTTTACCGGCGTTGCCGTGTGCGCCACGACGGCTGACACCCGGTTTGGCCCGTGGCTTGGATTAGGGGCGTCCGTCCTGGGAGGGCTGGCCATGACGGCCGCCTTTGCCCTGCTGTCCGTCAACCTGGGCTGTGATGCCCTGCTCGTCGGCACCGCCCTCAACATCTTTGCCCTCGGCGCAACGGCCGTGGCGCGGCGGGAACTCGTCGGCGACTCCAACGCTGCCTTCGTGGTGCCAACCCTGCCGCTGTGGAGCGTGCCCATTCTGGCGCTTGTTCTGATCGTTGCCACCTGGTACTGGCTGTTCCGCACCTCCCATGGCCTCGGCCTGCGCGCCGCCGGTGAACATCCCGCCGCTGCGGCCAGCGTGGGGTTGAGTGTGGCGCGGCTGCGCTGGAGCGCGCTGCTGTTCAGTGGACTCACCTGCGGTCTGGCCGGGGGCTACCTGGCGCTGGGGCTTTCCAACACGTTCGTCGAAGGCATGACCGCCGGCCGGGGGTTCATTGCCCTGGCCATGGTGATTGTCGGGCGACGCCATCCGGTCGGCGTCAGCCTGGCTGCACTCGCTTTCGGCGCGTCCAGCGCCTTCCAGTTCCGCCTGCAGGCCCTGGGACTGGACACCATTCCCTACCAGTTCTTCCTCGCCCTGCCCTACCTGCTCACCCTCGTGGCGGCCATGTGGCTCAGCCCCCGGCCGGCAAGCCACCCGGCCGTGAAGTAA
- a CDS encoding DUF4276 family protein — protein MTRLLMLVEGQSEEIFVKRVLTPHLASYGVHVAHPVVLWTKRLPAGSGFRGGAVGWQQILGDLRRLLRDSDAWVTTMLDYYGLPKGFPGQQAAQGAGSAQQKVARLEASFAQAINHQRFIPFLALHEFEAWLFSDPETVADYFGQAKLANRLHAIRSRAGGTELINDGQTTHPKARLSALIADYRETSDGPTLLHRIGIAAIRAVCPHFDTWLKRLESLGKP, from the coding sequence ATGACCCGGCTGCTGATGCTGGTTGAAGGGCAAAGCGAAGAAATTTTTGTCAAACGGGTACTGACGCCACACTTGGCGTCATACGGCGTACATGTTGCCCATCCCGTCGTTTTGTGGACAAAACGTTTACCTGCCGGAAGCGGATTTCGCGGCGGCGCGGTGGGTTGGCAACAGATTCTGGGAGACCTTCGGCGCTTGCTCAGAGATTCTGATGCCTGGGTGACGACCATGCTTGATTACTACGGGCTGCCGAAGGGCTTTCCGGGACAGCAGGCAGCACAGGGGGCTGGTTCGGCGCAGCAAAAAGTTGCCCGGTTGGAAGCCAGCTTTGCACAAGCGATCAACCATCAAAGGTTTATTCCGTTTCTGGCGCTGCACGAATTTGAAGCCTGGCTCTTCAGCGACCCTGAAACCGTTGCCGACTATTTCGGGCAGGCCAAGCTGGCGAACAGGCTGCATGCCATCCGGTCGCGGGCTGGCGGGACGGAACTCATCAACGACGGTCAGACCACGCATCCCAAGGCGCGCTTGTCTGCTCTGATAGCTGACTACAGGGAAACTTCAGACGGCCCGACGCTGTTGCACCGGATTGGCATCGCGGCCATTCGGGCTGTCTGCCCGCATTTCGATACCTGGCTGAAACGGTTGGAATCACTGGGTAAGCCATGA
- a CDS encoding AAA family ATPase: MRTLRQLRIAGFKSIADAELTFTDLDIIIGANGSGKSNLIGVFRLLERVLSRNLQLYVAGEPDRFLHHGRKTTPALSLDFTFDKNAYGFKLKAVQDTLIFESERVEYSGYWTYGEPIAVGHKESQLEEAAGAYKNQIPRFVFPKVRNLVVYHFHDTSDSSPAKQMADLEDNRFLRPDAANLPAYLYWLQEKHPRHFRQIEEYIRLVAPFFEGFALAPSRLNEKKIKLEWRQKGSAAYFDAYSLSDGTLRFICLATLLLQPSPPALILLDEPELGLHPFAIRMLAEMLEAASRRSQVLLATQSVTLLNHFAPEQVIVAEHDGLKTTFNRLNKDRLRDWLEAYSLGELWEKNVLGGRP, translated from the coding sequence ATGCGTACCTTGCGCCAACTCAGGATTGCCGGTTTCAAGTCTATTGCCGATGCCGAGCTGACCTTCACCGACCTCGACATCATCATTGGCGCGAATGGTTCAGGAAAATCCAACCTGATTGGCGTCTTCCGGTTGCTGGAGCGGGTGCTCTCACGCAACCTGCAACTGTATGTCGCCGGTGAGCCGGATCGTTTCCTGCACCACGGCCGAAAAACCACACCGGCGCTGTCGCTGGACTTTACCTTCGATAAAAATGCCTACGGCTTCAAACTCAAGGCGGTCCAGGACACGCTCATCTTTGAGTCCGAGCGCGTCGAATACAGTGGCTACTGGACGTATGGTGAGCCAATCGCTGTTGGTCACAAGGAAAGCCAGCTTGAAGAAGCGGCTGGCGCCTACAAGAACCAGATTCCCAGGTTCGTTTTCCCCAAGGTACGGAATCTCGTCGTCTATCACTTTCACGATACCTCGGACAGCTCACCGGCAAAACAGATGGCCGACCTGGAAGACAACCGGTTTTTGCGTCCTGATGCGGCCAACCTGCCGGCATACCTGTACTGGTTGCAGGAAAAGCATCCGCGTCATTTCCGGCAGATCGAGGAGTATATCCGTCTCGTCGCGCCGTTTTTTGAAGGCTTTGCACTGGCACCCTCGCGGCTCAACGAGAAGAAGATCAAGCTGGAGTGGCGTCAAAAAGGCTCGGCGGCGTACTTCGACGCCTATTCCCTCTCGGACGGTACGCTCCGTTTCATCTGTCTGGCGACATTGCTGCTCCAGCCTTCACCGCCGGCGCTGATTTTGCTCGACGAGCCGGAACTCGGTCTGCATCCCTTTGCCATTCGGATGCTGGCCGAGATGCTGGAAGCGGCTTCCAGGCGGTCACAGGTGTTGCTGGCGACGCAGTCTGTGACCCTGCTCAACCACTTTGCGCCGGAGCAGGTCATCGTCGCCGAGCATGACGGGCTGAAAACGACTTTCAACCGACTCAACAAAGACAGGCTCAGGGATTGGCTGGAAGCGTACAGCCTGGGTGAGTTGTGGGAGAAGAACGTCCTGGGGGGGCGTCCATGA
- a CDS encoding 2Fe-2S iron-sulfur cluster-binding protein translates to MPTVTFQPSGQKVEVAPGTTLLSAAQQSGQPLLHFCGGHGICQTCEIRVDASMAAALSEPDAKERRWFDPGDLAAGRRLACCAQVQKDLTVTLPAAKRLDIATQFEKLTFSEGLQLWFRMVAAASEDFLNHARHGYAAVLNGLETVQEKGVAELPTLTAQFVNASLTSGILAFEAVATGMARSMSGFAASPASATAPAASPAPTAATSPRPTPKAAEGESGPETKTSEARPVAMEVKPRPRPGSETRSAGETRSRSETRPGSETRSGTEPPKPGDRQP, encoded by the coding sequence ATGCCGACCGTAACGTTTCAGCCGTCCGGGCAGAAAGTTGAAGTCGCGCCCGGCACGACTTTACTGAGTGCCGCCCAGCAGTCCGGCCAGCCGTTGCTTCATTTCTGTGGCGGCCACGGCATTTGTCAGACCTGTGAAATCCGTGTGGATGCGTCCATGGCGGCGGCCCTGTCCGAACCGGACGCCAAGGAGCGGCGCTGGTTCGACCCTGGCGACCTGGCGGCCGGACGGCGGTTGGCCTGTTGCGCTCAGGTTCAGAAAGACCTCACGGTGACATTGCCGGCGGCAAAGCGGCTTGATATTGCCACCCAGTTTGAAAAGCTGACCTTCAGCGAGGGGCTGCAACTGTGGTTTCGCATGGTGGCTGCCGCTTCGGAAGACTTCCTCAACCATGCCCGCCACGGCTACGCCGCCGTGCTCAACGGACTGGAGACCGTACAGGAAAAGGGTGTGGCCGAACTGCCAACGCTGACGGCGCAGTTTGTCAATGCCAGCCTGACGAGCGGCATTCTGGCCTTTGAAGCCGTAGCGACCGGCATGGCGCGGAGCATGAGCGGTTTCGCGGCATCGCCAGCCTCCGCGACCGCGCCGGCGGCTTCTCCCGCGCCCACGGCGGCCACGTCGCCCAGGCCGACGCCCAAGGCAGCAGAGGGCGAGTCCGGGCCGGAAACCAAAACCTCCGAAGCCAGGCCGGTGGCAATGGAAGTCAAGCCGCGGCCGCGTCCCGGCAGTGAGACCCGTTCGGCTGGCGAAACTCGTTCCCGCAGCGAGACCCGTCCGGGTAGTGAAACCCGTTCAGGTACGGAGCCGCCCAAGCCCGGTGACCGGCAGCCGTAG
- a CDS encoding valine--tRNA ligase, whose amino-acid sequence MPHDLPKAYEPKHIEQKWYPFWEQGGYFQPQGTGQPFCIVIPPPNVTGSLHMGHALQHALMDVLIRWRRMQGRCTLWLPGTDHAGIATQMVVEKQLAAEGIKRTDLTRAGFEARVWDWKAESGGTIQRQMRLEGVSVDWSRERFTLDEGLSQAVREVFVRLYEEGRIYRGAYMVNWSPKLQTAVSDLEVEMKEVRGKLYHLAYPVIGREETIIVATTRPETMLGDTAVAVHPADDRYRHLIGQRVRLPIVGRDIPIIADEAVEIGFGTGAVKVTPAHDPNDFELSKRHGLEFIVVIGKDGTMTEAAGAGFAGLDRFKAREKVIQQLAELGALVKVEDYTHNVGHCQRSGVPIEPLVSEQWFLDVKPLAEKAIVAVREGRTRFIPSSWEKVYFDWMENIRPWCISRQLWWGHRIPAWYAPDGRLAVARSEAEARHQLGLPDDAPMTQDEDVLDTWFSSALWAFSTFGWTGDPARDAANPDLQRFTPTDVLVTGFDIIFFWVARMMMMSLHFTGDVPFRCVFVTGLVRDAQGQKMSKTKGNVVDPLEVFEKYGTDAVRFSLVSAVTGANDIKLQESKMEAARNFANKIWNAARFTLGNLPDPAAPLPRPEDKPGLADRWMQSRLTRVTAEVTEALENFRFHDATLTLYKFFWNDFCDWYIELVKPVVSAAEDTPERTAARARLAATLEHALRLLHPFMPFITEELWQQVSRYVWADGERPSSLCMAPYPKAAVADLDLEAERQMEAVINLISRVRNIRAEMNLPPSAQVEVHFAADASLSQLLLAQKPAILRLARATAVVAHDELPDLGFCARSVTPEGVRLALPLAGLVDAQTERARLEKEIAKHEKALHQLLEVVNRPGFAERAAPEVVAEKQEQRLALENQLAALRETLATFG is encoded by the coding sequence ATGCCACACGACCTACCCAAAGCCTACGAACCCAAACACATCGAACAGAAGTGGTATCCGTTCTGGGAGCAGGGCGGATACTTCCAGCCCCAGGGAACGGGCCAGCCGTTCTGTATTGTCATCCCGCCGCCCAATGTTACCGGCTCGCTTCACATGGGGCACGCCCTTCAGCACGCCCTGATGGACGTGCTGATCCGCTGGCGACGGATGCAGGGCCGGTGCACGCTCTGGCTGCCGGGCACCGACCACGCCGGCATCGCCACACAGATGGTTGTGGAAAAACAGCTTGCCGCCGAAGGTATCAAGCGGACCGACCTGACCCGCGCCGGGTTTGAAGCCCGCGTCTGGGACTGGAAAGCCGAGTCCGGCGGCACCATCCAGCGCCAGATGCGCCTGGAGGGCGTCAGTGTGGACTGGTCGCGGGAGCGGTTCACCCTCGATGAGGGTCTCAGTCAGGCCGTGCGCGAAGTCTTCGTGCGGCTGTATGAGGAAGGCCGCATCTACCGTGGTGCCTACATGGTCAACTGGTCGCCAAAGCTTCAAACGGCCGTTTCCGATCTCGAAGTCGAAATGAAGGAGGTTCGGGGCAAGCTCTATCACTTGGCCTACCCGGTCATCGGACGGGAGGAAACAATCATCGTCGCCACGACCCGCCCGGAAACGATGCTGGGCGATACGGCCGTTGCGGTCCACCCGGCCGATGACCGCTACCGGCATCTCATCGGGCAGCGCGTCCGGCTGCCCATCGTGGGGCGCGACATTCCAATCATTGCCGATGAAGCCGTGGAAATCGGCTTTGGCACCGGAGCCGTCAAAGTCACCCCGGCCCATGACCCCAACGACTTCGAGCTGAGCAAGCGCCACGGGCTGGAATTCATCGTCGTCATCGGGAAAGACGGCACAATGACTGAAGCCGCCGGAGCCGGCTTCGCCGGTCTTGACCGCTTCAAGGCGCGCGAAAAGGTCATCCAGCAGCTTGCCGAACTCGGCGCGCTGGTCAAGGTCGAGGACTACACGCACAACGTCGGACACTGCCAGCGTTCCGGCGTTCCCATCGAGCCGCTCGTCTCCGAACAGTGGTTTCTCGATGTCAAGCCGCTGGCCGAAAAGGCCATTGTCGCCGTGCGCGAAGGACGCACGCGGTTTATCCCCAGTTCGTGGGAGAAGGTGTACTTCGACTGGATGGAAAACATCCGCCCGTGGTGCATCTCGCGCCAACTGTGGTGGGGGCATCGCATTCCGGCGTGGTATGCGCCGGACGGCCGCCTAGCCGTGGCGCGTTCGGAAGCGGAAGCGCGTCATCAGCTTGGTTTGCCCGATGACGCACCTATGACGCAGGACGAGGACGTTCTGGACACGTGGTTTTCTTCAGCCCTGTGGGCTTTTTCGACCTTCGGCTGGACGGGCGATCCGGCGCGCGACGCCGCCAACCCCGACCTGCAACGCTTCACCCCAACCGATGTGCTCGTCACCGGCTTTGACATCATCTTTTTCTGGGTGGCGCGCATGATGATGATGAGCCTGCACTTCACCGGCGATGTGCCCTTTCGCTGCGTCTTCGTCACCGGGTTGGTCCGCGATGCCCAGGGACAGAAAATGTCCAAGACCAAGGGCAATGTCGTGGACCCGCTCGAAGTCTTTGAGAAATACGGCACCGATGCCGTACGGTTTTCGCTCGTCTCGGCCGTGACCGGTGCCAACGACATCAAGCTCCAGGAAAGCAAGATGGAGGCGGCGCGCAACTTCGCCAACAAAATCTGGAACGCCGCCCGCTTCACGCTCGGCAACCTGCCCGACCCGGCCGCGCCCCTGCCCCGCCCGGAAGACAAGCCCGGACTGGCCGACCGCTGGATGCAGTCGCGTCTGACGCGCGTCACGGCTGAAGTCACCGAGGCGCTGGAAAACTTCCGCTTCCATGACGCCACTCTGACGCTTTACAAGTTCTTCTGGAACGACTTTTGCGACTGGTACATCGAACTGGTCAAACCCGTCGTCTCGGCGGCTGAGGACACACCGGAGCGAACGGCTGCCCGCGCCCGTCTGGCCGCAACGCTGGAACATGCCCTGCGGCTGCTGCATCCGTTCATGCCCTTCATCACCGAGGAACTCTGGCAGCAGGTGAGCCGCTATGTCTGGGCGGACGGCGAGCGGCCGTCCAGCCTGTGCATGGCTCCCTATCCAAAGGCCGCCGTTGCCGACCTTGACCTGGAAGCCGAACGGCAGATGGAAGCCGTCATCAACCTGATCAGCCGCGTCCGAAACATCCGTGCCGAAATGAACCTGCCACCGAGCGCCCAAGTCGAGGTGCACTTTGCCGCTGATGCTTCCCTGAGCCAACTGCTGCTTGCGCAAAAGCCAGCTATCCTGCGGCTGGCCCGCGCCACGGCCGTCGTCGCCCACGACGAACTGCCCGATCTGGGCTTCTGTGCGCGCAGCGTCACGCCGGAAGGCGTCCGGCTCGCACTGCCGCTGGCCGGACTCGTGGATGCCCAGACCGAACGCGCGCGCCTCGAAAAGGAAATCGCCAAACACGAAAAGGCGCTGCATCAGCTTCTGGAAGTGGTCAACCGGCCCGGCTTTGCTGAACGCGCCGCCCCGGAAGTCGTGGCGGAAAAGCAGGAACAACGGCTGGCGCTCGAAAACCAGCTTGCGGCCCTGCGGGAAACCCTCGCCACCTTTGGCTGA
- a CDS encoding FAD-dependent oxidoreductase — protein MTAPALATATGGRPRVIICGGGLAGLAAAKTLVDNGFEIELLEQRPILGGKVSAWKDADGDWIETGLHVFFGAYVEIYELMKELGIYNRILWKEHKLTYTLAGGERFSFRTTKLPSPLHLLPAVFENHYFSLPEKLTLGKSLFPMVFGNEQYMAEQDRYTYQEWHRRWGINERMLKKMFLPMTLSLKFMPPEEISAKVVLDVAGTFLREPHASRMGFLKGSPQEHLTQPLADYITNKGGRIRTNCNVKTLLLNEKRQIAGVELITGERIVGDYYLTALPIHKLQRVIPSELKEDPFFGNLDQFEGVPVVTVQMWFDRQISFIDNILFCPDGIIPVYADFGNTTPDYFLDQKAEMAQRRSRMEFVVAPARDIIGQSDEEIVGRVWENVKSCFPNTAPKANVTKATVVRVPQSVFATKPGIDRLRPTQKTPVPNFFLAGGYTQQRFYDSMEGAVSSGRRAAAAILEAHRSQGALARG, from the coding sequence ATGACGGCACCAGCACTGGCAACGGCAACGGGCGGACGCCCGCGCGTGATCATCTGTGGCGGCGGTCTCGCCGGACTTGCCGCCGCCAAAACCCTCGTGGACAACGGCTTTGAGATTGAACTTCTGGAGCAGCGCCCCATTCTCGGCGGCAAGGTTTCAGCGTGGAAGGATGCCGACGGCGACTGGATTGAAACCGGTCTGCACGTCTTTTTCGGGGCGTACGTCGAAATCTACGAACTGATGAAGGAACTCGGCATCTACAACCGCATCCTGTGGAAAGAACACAAACTGACCTACACGCTCGCCGGCGGTGAACGGTTCAGCTTCCGCACGACAAAACTTCCCTCGCCGCTGCATCTGCTGCCGGCCGTGTTCGAGAACCACTACTTTTCGCTGCCCGAAAAGCTGACACTGGGCAAGTCGCTGTTCCCGATGGTGTTTGGCAATGAGCAGTACATGGCCGAGCAGGACCGTTACACCTACCAGGAATGGCATCGGCGCTGGGGCATCAACGAGCGCATGCTCAAGAAGATGTTTCTGCCCATGACGCTGTCGCTGAAGTTCATGCCGCCCGAAGAAATTTCGGCCAAAGTCGTGCTGGACGTGGCCGGGACGTTCCTGCGCGAGCCGCACGCTTCCCGCATGGGTTTTCTGAAGGGTTCGCCCCAGGAACATCTCACGCAGCCGCTGGCCGATTACATCACGAACAAGGGTGGCCGGATTCGTACCAACTGCAACGTCAAAACGCTGCTCCTCAATGAGAAGCGCCAGATTGCCGGCGTTGAACTCATCACCGGCGAGCGCATCGTGGGCGACTACTACCTGACGGCCCTGCCGATTCACAAACTCCAGCGGGTCATTCCGTCCGAACTCAAGGAAGACCCCTTCTTCGGCAACCTGGACCAGTTTGAGGGCGTCCCCGTCGTCACGGTGCAGATGTGGTTTGACCGCCAGATTTCCTTCATTGACAACATTCTTTTCTGCCCCGACGGCATCATCCCGGTCTATGCCGACTTCGGGAACACGACCCCGGATTACTTCCTTGACCAGAAGGCCGAAATGGCGCAGCGCCGCTCACGCATGGAGTTTGTCGTGGCGCCGGCGCGCGACATCATCGGACAGAGCGATGAAGAAATCGTTGGGCGCGTCTGGGAAAACGTCAAATCCTGCTTTCCCAACACGGCCCCGAAGGCCAACGTCACCAAAGCCACCGTCGTGCGTGTCCCCCAGTCGGTCTTTGCCACGAAACCCGGCATTGACCGCCTGCGCCCGACCCAAAAAACACCGGTGCCCAACTTCTTTCTGGCCGGCGGCTATACACAGCAACGCTTTTACGACAGTATGGAAGGCGCGGTATCCAGCGGCCGGCGCGCGGCGGCAGCCATTCTCGAAGCCCACCGGAGCCAGGGGGCGCTGGCGCGCGGCTGA
- a CDS encoding amidohydrolase, which yields MAASALHSRLKAFPSLTFILVWLLASALLLTPGQMRATTTVDLLVRGGTVVTMDAQRRVIPDGFLAVHGDRIVAVGTAAEAGQYRAKTVIEAGGKAVLPGLINAHTHVPMTLFRGLADDLALQEWLTKFIFPAEAKNVTREMVRAGTRLACLEMIRSGTTCFVDMYYFEDDIADVTEAAGLRAIVGQTIIDFPVPDALTPQIGLAQAERFIQKYKTGHPLITPAVAPHAPYTCAPETLIACRKLADKHGVPLVIHLAEADTETQTILERYGRRPIPHVERVGVLGARTIAAHVIQTQPDEYAILKKYNVGVAHCPQSNMKLAAGVAAVPEMRAAGLAVGLGTDGAASNNDLDLFEEMDTAAKLHKVVRRDPTTMPAEAVLEMATIEGARAIHMADRIGSLEAGKLADFIIVDVSNPRQLPNYQLASTLVYATKSSDVETVVVNGKLLMRDRRILTLDEAAIRRETATFRTRILESLQK from the coding sequence ATGGCGGCTTCTGCCTTGCACTCCCGGTTGAAAGCGTTTCCCTCCCTTACCTTCATCCTGGTCTGGCTGCTGGCGTCGGCCCTGCTGCTGACGCCCGGCCAGATGCGCGCGACCACCACCGTTGACCTGCTCGTGCGCGGCGGCACCGTGGTGACGATGGACGCCCAGCGGCGCGTCATCCCCGATGGTTTCCTCGCCGTGCATGGCGATCGCATCGTGGCCGTTGGCACGGCCGCCGAAGCCGGCCAGTATCGGGCGAAGACGGTCATCGAAGCCGGCGGCAAGGCCGTCCTGCCGGGCCTCATCAACGCCCACACGCACGTCCCGATGACACTGTTTCGCGGACTGGCCGACGATCTGGCGCTTCAGGAATGGCTGACGAAGTTCATCTTCCCGGCCGAAGCCAAAAACGTCACCCGCGAAATGGTCCGGGCCGGGACGCGCCTCGCCTGCCTGGAAATGATCCGCAGCGGCACGACCTGCTTTGTGGACATGTACTACTTCGAGGACGACATCGCCGATGTCACCGAAGCCGCCGGACTGCGCGCCATTGTGGGACAGACCATCATTGACTTTCCCGTGCCGGACGCCCTGACGCCGCAGATTGGACTGGCGCAGGCCGAGCGGTTTATCCAGAAGTACAAAACTGGCCATCCGCTCATCACGCCGGCCGTAGCACCCCACGCGCCCTACACCTGCGCGCCGGAAACGCTCATCGCCTGCCGCAAGCTGGCTGACAAGCATGGCGTTCCACTGGTCATTCACCTTGCCGAAGCCGATACCGAAACCCAGACCATTCTGGAGCGATACGGCAGGCGTCCGATTCCGCACGTCGAACGGGTTGGCGTGCTGGGCGCACGCACGATTGCCGCGCACGTCATCCAGACCCAGCCGGATGAATACGCCATTCTGAAAAAGTACAACGTGGGCGTTGCCCACTGCCCGCAGAGCAACATGAAGCTGGCGGCCGGTGTGGCTGCCGTCCCGGAGATGCGCGCCGCCGGACTCGCCGTTGGGCTGGGAACGGACGGTGCAGCTTCCAACAACGACCTTGACCTGTTTGAGGAAATGGACACGGCAGCCAAGCTCCACAAGGTTGTGCGCCGCGACCCGACGACGATGCCGGCGGAAGCCGTACTGGAAATGGCCACGATTGAAGGCGCCCGGGCCATTCACATGGCCGACCGGATTGGCTCGCTCGAAGCCGGCAAGCTGGCGGATTTCATCATCGTGGATGTGTCCAACCCGCGCCAGCTTCCCAACTACCAGCTTGCTTCGACGCTCGTCTATGCTACCAAAAGCAGCGACGTGGAAACCGTCGTCGTCAACGGCAAACTGCTGATGCGTGACCGGCGCATCCTGACACTTGACGAAGCGGCCATCCGCCGGGAAACAGCCACCTTCCGTACGCGGATTCTCGAAAGTTTGCAGAAGTGA
- a CDS encoding acyl-CoA carboxylase subunit beta has product MLIESKIKTDSEEFQTNYTAMLAQCEQLQERLELVRQGGGPAAQERFRSRGKLLPRERIEQLIDPRSDFLELSPLAAWEMYDNEAPCASFIAGIGRVHGVECLITANDATVKGGAFYPMTVKKSLRAQQIALENRLPCISLVESAGANLFYQAEMFVEGGRGFGNQARLSARGIPQVALVFGSSTAGGAYVPGMSDYVVMVRRQAKVFLGGPPLVKAATGEDIDDETLGGADMHGRVSGVSDYTAEDDADAIRIGREIVASLNWRKPPVPNYQTPELPAYDPDELLGIIPANPRKSFDMREVIARIVDGSRFLEFKRDYGPTLLTGHAHIEGFLVGIIANNGILFSECALKAAHFIQLCNQARIPIIYLHNTPGFMIGRKVEHEGIVKHGSKMIQAVSNATVPQFSVIVGGSYGAGNYAMCGRAYDPRLLFSWVNSRIAVMGGEQAAGVLVQVRLAAMKARGQTPNPEQLEAMRREVVQQFEAQSSAYYATARLWDDGIIDPRDTRRVLAIGISMSYNSGFAEEPAPRYGVFRM; this is encoded by the coding sequence ATGCTGATTGAGTCGAAAATCAAAACCGACAGCGAAGAATTCCAGACCAACTACACCGCCATGCTGGCGCAGTGCGAACAACTGCAGGAGCGTCTGGAACTTGTCCGGCAGGGCGGCGGCCCGGCGGCTCAGGAACGCTTCCGCAGTCGTGGCAAGCTGTTGCCCCGCGAACGCATCGAGCAGTTGATTGACCCGCGCAGTGACTTCCTCGAACTGTCGCCGCTGGCGGCCTGGGAGATGTACGACAACGAAGCGCCATGCGCCTCGTTCATTGCCGGCATCGGGCGCGTCCACGGTGTGGAGTGCCTCATCACGGCCAACGATGCCACGGTCAAGGGCGGCGCGTTTTATCCGATGACGGTCAAGAAAAGCCTGCGCGCACAGCAAATTGCGCTTGAAAACCGTCTGCCCTGCATCTCGCTTGTGGAATCGGCCGGGGCCAACCTGTTTTACCAGGCGGAAATGTTCGTCGAGGGCGGCCGCGGCTTCGGCAATCAGGCGCGGCTGTCGGCGCGGGGCATTCCCCAGGTGGCCCTTGTGTTTGGCAGCAGCACGGCCGGCGGCGCGTATGTGCCGGGCATGTCCGATTACGTCGTCATGGTCCGGCGGCAGGCCAAGGTGTTTCTCGGCGGGCCGCCGCTGGTCAAAGCGGCCACGGGCGAGGACATTGACGACGAAACCCTGGGCGGCGCGGACATGCACGGGCGCGTGTCGGGCGTCAGTGACTACACGGCGGAAGACGATGCTGACGCCATTCGGATTGGACGCGAGATCGTCGCCAGCCTCAACTGGCGCAAACCGCCGGTGCCCAACTACCAGACGCCGGAGCTGCCGGCCTATGACCCGGACGAACTCCTGGGCATCATTCCGGCCAACCCGCGCAAAAGCTTCGACATGCGTGAGGTCATCGCCCGGATTGTGGACGGCTCGCGGTTTCTCGAATTCAAGCGCGACTACGGCCCGACGCTCCTGACCGGCCACGCCCACATCGAGGGCTTTCTCGTCGGCATCATCGCCAACAACGGCATTCTGTTTTCGGAATGCGCCCTCAAAGCGGCCCACTTCATTCAGCTCTGCAATCAGGCGCGCATCCCGATCATTTATCTGCACAACACGCCCGGTTTCATGATTGGCCGCAAGGTCGAGCACGAAGGCATCGTCAAGCACGGCTCGAAGATGATCCAGGCGGTGTCCAATGCCACCGTGCCGCAGTTTTCAGTCATCGTGGGCGGCTCCTACGGGGCCGGCAACTATGCCATGTGCGGCCGCGCCTACGACCCACGGCTGCTCTTTTCCTGGGTCAACAGCCGGATTGCCGTCATGGGCGGCGAACAGGCCGCCGGCGTCCTGGTGCAGGTACGGCTGGCGGCTATGAAAGCCCGTGGGCAGACGCCCAACCCGGAACAGTTGGAAGCCATGCGGCGCGAAGTCGTCCAACAGTTCGAGGCGCAATCGTCAGCTTACTACGCCACGGCGCGACTCTGGGACGACGGCATCATTGACCCGCGCGACACCCGGCGCGTCCTGGCCATTGGCATTTCGATGTCCTACAACTCCGGCTTTGCCGAGGAACCGGCGCCCCGCTATGGCGTCTTCCGCATGTAG